CAGCGCGACACTCAATCCGGCCAGTCCGCTGCCGACAATCGCTACATCGAAATTCATCTCCTCTCTCCGTCGTATTGCGCGGCCGGTGCGGCATGCGCCGCCAAGACCGTTCGATTGGGAAACCGAACAGCATACGCGTTGAGACCGCCGAGGAAAAGCTGACCGCACGGCGTAGGCTATTGCGCGCGCCGGAAGAGGAAAGGATTACGAACAGGGCCGGTCCAATGCCGGTGACCAGAAAACAAAAAGCCCCGCAAAGTGCGGGGCTTTTTCGGCAGGAAGAAGACCAGATTACTTGATCTTCGTTTCCTTGTACGCCACATGCTTGCGGACGACGGGATCGAACTTCATGATCTCCATCTTTTCCGGCATGTTGCGCTTGTTCTTCGTGGTCGTGTAGAAGTGACCCGTACCAGCGGTCGATTCCAGCTTGATCTTGTCGCGTGCGCCCTTGGCCATGATTTACTCCTTAGGCTTCGCCACGTGCGCGCAGGTCAGCGAGCACCGTGTCGATACCGTTCTTGTCGATCAGGCGCAGGCCCGCGTTCGAAACGCGCAGGCGCACCCAACGGTTTTCGCTTTCAACCCAGAAACGGCGGTTCTGCAGGTTCGGGAGAAAACGACGCTTGGTCTTGTTGTTCGCGTGGGAAACGTTGTTGCCGCTCATCGGCGCTTTCCCAGTTACTTGGCATACGCGTGCCATGAGAGCACTCCTAATACGCTAATTCTGAGTTCGGAACGCCGTGAAGTTTCCCGGGAAAACATAAGAACCAAGCCGTAGCCGACTTAGTCTCTCGCTTTCCGGAAAGGCCTTGAGGCTTCGGAACAGGGGTTGGAAAGAGGCAAACCGAAATTCTAGCAGAAAAAAAGCCGAAATATCAAACCTTATTTGCGACGGGGAGGACAGATGCGCAACGCTATCGCCCGCGCCTTTCCCCCTGTGTGCTCATTGCGCTACGACTCATGGCCAGCCGGCGCGGGCGAACGAAAACGTCTCGTTCACGCCGATTACCAGATGGTCGATCAGTTGCACGTCGATCAGTGCGAGGGTGTCGCGCAGCACGCGCGTGAGCTGGCGGTCGCTGGCGCTCGGCTTGACGGCGCCGGACGGGTGATTATGCGCGACGATCAGGCTTGCCGCATTGACCGACAGCGTGCGCCGAACGATCTCGCGCGGGTACACGGCCATGCGCGTGAGCGAACCGCGCGAGTTTTCTTCGGAGCGGATCAACCGGTGCCGCGTGTCGAGAAAGAGGCAGATGAACACCTCGTAAGGCCGCGAGCCGATCAACAGCCGCAAATAGTCCTCGACGGCTTCGGGAGAATCGATCAGCGGACGCTCGCGCATCTTTTCCACGAGCGCGCGCCGCGCCATCTCCATGATCGCCAGCAGTTGAGCGCGCTTGGCGGGCCCTACGCCGCGCACGCCGTCGAAGTCTTCGGGCGTCGCATCGAGCATCGCGCGCAACGAACCGAAACGCTCCAGCAGCGAGCGCACGACATCGAAGACATTGTGGCCGGGCAGCCCGGAGCCGAGCACGAGCGCAACGAGTTCGGTTTCGGAGAGCGCTGCCGGACCGGCCTCGAGCAGCCGCTCGCGCGGCATGTCGCGCGTCGGCCACGTGGGCTGCGGACGGCGTATCGGAGGTTTTTCTGCCGCAGGGCGCGGCATGACTATCGTATCGTTCATGGCAATGTCCTTCGAAATTCAGATGACGCGGCGACGACGCGCCGCGCAGCAACGTTCCAGCCGGCTCGGGATATGTGGCTTACAATAGATCCTTTGCGCACGGCGCCCCCGGCATGGCTCGGGCACGCCATGCGCGCGACCCGCGCCGCTGCGTTTGTGCGCCGCGCGCCACGACCGAACGAGTACCGCATGAGCATCATCGACATCTCCGAAGTGAAACCCGGTTCGCACGTCACACTTCACTACCGGCTTTCGCTCGCCGATGGCGCCGAGATCGTCAGCACCTTTAACGACAAACCCGCTACGCTGCTGCTGGGCGCGGGCCAGTTGGCGCCGCCGCTGGAAGACATTCTGCTGGGATTGAAGGTGGGCCACCATTCGACCTTTCAGCTAGAGCCGGGTCAGGGTTTCGGCCCGCGCAACCCGGAGCTGATCCAGCGCGTGTCGCTGGCCACGTTGCGCGAAAACGCGATGATCGGCGAGGATTTTTCTCCCGGCGATCTCGTCGAATTCAATGCGCCGGGCGGCGGTCGCTACGCTGGCGTGCTGAAGGAAGTGGGTGAAACCTCGGCTCTCTTCGATTTCAACCATCCGCTCGCCGGCCAGGCGCTGACGTTCGAAGTCAAAATCATCGGGATCCTGTAAATATGAGCATCACGGACACGACTCTCGCCGAAGCTGAAATCCTGCTCGCGCAGCCGCGCGGATTCTGCGCCGGCGTCGATCGGGCGATCGAGATCGTCGAACGCGCCATCAAGCTGTACGGTTCGCCGATCTACGTGCGTCACGAAATCGTTCATAACGCGTATGTCGTCGAAGACCTGCGCAAGAAGGGCGCGATCTTCATCGAGCAACTGGAAGAAGTGCCGTCGGGCAGTACGGTGATCTTCAGCGCGCACGGCGTTTCGAAGGCCGTGCGGGCCGAAGCCGACGAGCGCGGCCTGCGCGTGTACGACGCGACCTGTCCGCTCGTCACCAAGGTGCACATCGAAGTCGCGAAGATGCGCGCCGAAGGCTTCGACATCATCATGATCGGCCACAAGGGTCACCCCGAAGTGGAAGGCACGATGGGACAGACGGCCGAGGGCATGTATCTCGTCGAAGATATCGAGGACGTGCAGGCGCTGCAGCTCGCCGACCCCGACCGCATCGCGTACGTGACACAAACCACGCTGTCCGTGGATGACGCCGCGCAGATCATTGCCGCGCTGAAGGCGAAGTACCCCAACGTCAAGGAACCGAAGAAGCAGGACATCTGCTACGCGACGCAAAACCGCCAGGACGCCGTCAAGTTCATGGCCCCTCAGTGCGATGTGGTGATCGTCGTCGGCAGCCCGAACAGCTCGAACTCCAACCGGCTGCGCGAACTGGCCGAAAAGCTCGGCGTACCTTCGTATATGGTTGACTCGCCGGATCAGATCGATCCCGCGTGGGTCGCCGACAAGCGCCGCATCGGCGTGACGGCGGGCGCGTCGGCGCCGGAAGCGCTGGCTCAGGCCGTGATCGGCCGTCTGCGCGATCTGGGCGTGCGCAATGTGCGCGCGCTGGAAGGCATCGAGGAAAACATCGCGTTTCCGTTGCCGCGCGGGCTCGGTTTGCCCGCCTGAAGACCCTGTCCCCAACCAAAAAAGCGCGCCGCGGGCGCGCTTTTTTGTTGCCTTCGCACATTCGAAATCGTCATAGAAACGGTGCCACATCACCGAAAAACAAACCAGGGACGGTGTCGAGGCGAACATTCTTTTTGTTTTTCGGGGCGTAATTTGGGTGCATGAGGCCGATCGCGCCCCGTTTTTCACCAGACAATTGCGTTGGTCCGCGGACCAGCGCACAAATACGGTGCATTTGAGGATTAACATAATACTGAGACGGATAGATGTGCCGAAGTCCGCAGCATCGGGCTCGCAGCGAAATCTCTGCAACATCTGATGCTGCAAGCCGTCAGCAGTGGTGCAACTGATGCACGAAAAACTGGCGCAACCAGGTTGCGATGATCGGCTGGTGAGGGCCTCGCAGCACGGTTGCAATGCAGGAAAACCCTGCGCCTCCAACAATATTGCCCGTCGCAAAATTGGAGTTACAATGCGCGCGTTCTCAGGGCTCAAGCGCCTCGGAACGCCAGATTTAGCAAGGCGCAGGAGACCTATTTAATGCGAGTCAAGTTTGCTTGTGCCGTGTCCATCGCGGCCGCGGTTGCGATGTTGACCGCGTGCAGCAAAAAGAACGAAGGCGAAGCGGACAAGAGTGCGTCGGCAGCGGTGGCAGTGTCGGCGGCTAGCGCAAGCGAAGTGACTGTCGTGAAGATCGGTCATGCGGCCCCATTGACGGGCGGCATTGCACATCTGGGTAAGGACAATGAAAACGGGGCGCGTCTCGCTATTGAAGAGATCAACGCGCAGGGATTGACCATCGACGGCCGCAAGATCCAGCTGCAACTCGACGCGCAGGACGATGCGGGCGATCCGAAAACGGGCACGCAGGTCGCGCAGAAGCTGGTGGACGATCATGTAGTTGCCGTAGTCGGGCACCTGAATTCGGGTGTGTCGATTCCGGCCTCGAAGATATATAGCGACGCGGGCATTGTGCAGATATCGCCATCCTCGACGAATCCGGCCTATACGCAGCAAGGCTTCAAGACGACCTACCGGGTCGTCGCGACCGATGCGCAGCAAGGTCCGGCGCTGGCGAACTACGCGACGAAGTCACTCGGCGCGAAGCGGATCGCCGTGGTCGACGACGCGACTGCGTATGGCAAGGGTCTTGCTGACGAATTCGCGAAGACGGCGGAAGCGGGCGGCGCAAAGATCGTCGCGCGCGAGGCGACCAATGACCGGGCCACGGATTT
The DNA window shown above is from Paraburkholderia sp. PGU19 and carries:
- the rpmB gene encoding 50S ribosomal protein L28 — its product is MARVCQVTGKAPMSGNNVSHANNKTKRRFLPNLQNRRFWVESENRWVRLRVSNAGLRLIDKNGIDTVLADLRARGEA
- a CDS encoding peptidylprolyl isomerase, whose product is MSIIDISEVKPGSHVTLHYRLSLADGAEIVSTFNDKPATLLLGAGQLAPPLEDILLGLKVGHHSTFQLEPGQGFGPRNPELIQRVSLATLRENAMIGEDFSPGDLVEFNAPGGGRYAGVLKEVGETSALFDFNHPLAGQALTFEVKIIGIL
- the rpmG gene encoding 50S ribosomal protein L33 is translated as MAKGARDKIKLESTAGTGHFYTTTKNKRNMPEKMEIMKFDPVVRKHVAYKETKIK
- a CDS encoding branched-chain amino acid ABC transporter substrate-binding protein; translation: MRVKFACAVSIAAAVAMLTACSKKNEGEADKSASAAVAVSAASASEVTVVKIGHAAPLTGGIAHLGKDNENGARLAIEEINAQGLTIDGRKIQLQLDAQDDAGDPKTGTQVAQKLVDDHVVAVVGHLNSGVSIPASKIYSDAGIVQISPSSTNPAYTQQGFKTTYRVVATDAQQGPALANYATKSLGAKRIAVVDDATAYGKGLADEFAKTAEAGGAKIVAREATNDRATDFRAILTKIKSAQPDAIMFGGMDATGGPFTKQAAALGIRAKILGGDGVCTDKVGELAGSAVQNLVCSEAGLALSKMERGADFEKKYDARFHTPVQIYAPFTYDAVYVIVDAMKRANSIEPPKVLAAMPSTDYTGVIGHIAFDNKGDLKEGAITLYDFKDGKKAVLDVVKM
- the radC gene encoding DNA repair protein RadC, with protein sequence MNDTIVMPRPAAEKPPIRRPQPTWPTRDMPRERLLEAGPAALSETELVALVLGSGLPGHNVFDVVRSLLERFGSLRAMLDATPEDFDGVRGVGPAKRAQLLAIMEMARRALVEKMRERPLIDSPEAVEDYLRLLIGSRPYEVFICLFLDTRHRLIRSEENSRGSLTRMAVYPREIVRRTLSVNAASLIVAHNHPSGAVKPSASDRQLTRVLRDTLALIDVQLIDHLVIGVNETFSFARAGWP
- the ispH gene encoding 4-hydroxy-3-methylbut-2-enyl diphosphate reductase — its product is MSITDTTLAEAEILLAQPRGFCAGVDRAIEIVERAIKLYGSPIYVRHEIVHNAYVVEDLRKKGAIFIEQLEEVPSGSTVIFSAHGVSKAVRAEADERGLRVYDATCPLVTKVHIEVAKMRAEGFDIIMIGHKGHPEVEGTMGQTAEGMYLVEDIEDVQALQLADPDRIAYVTQTTLSVDDAAQIIAALKAKYPNVKEPKKQDICYATQNRQDAVKFMAPQCDVVIVVGSPNSSNSNRLRELAEKLGVPSYMVDSPDQIDPAWVADKRRIGVTAGASAPEALAQAVIGRLRDLGVRNVRALEGIEENIAFPLPRGLGLPA